From a region of the Armatimonadota bacterium genome:
- a CDS encoding CoA-binding protein translates to MMKYNVAILGASAKPERYSHKAVKLLAEHGYGVFPVHPSGRPIDDIKCYPSLDAISEKLDTITIYLGQNNSTSLIEEIINAHPRRVILNPGAENDTLASRCIESGIEVQEACTLVLLNTGQF, encoded by the coding sequence ATGATGAAATATAACGTGGCGATCCTTGGCGCTTCGGCAAAACCTGAACGCTATTCACACAAAGCCGTTAAGCTGCTGGCAGAGCATGGTTACGGCGTCTTTCCAGTGCACCCGTCGGGCAGACCCATCGACGATATAAAATGTTACCCCAGCCTTGACGCAATCAGCGAGAAATTAGATACGATCACTATCTACCTCGGGCAAAACAACTCGACATCTCTTATAGAAGAGATAATAAACGCTCATCCGCGCCGAGTGATACTAAACCCAGGCGCCGAAAACGATACACTGGCGAGCAGGTGCATAGAATCAGGGATAGAGGTTCAGGAGGCGTGCACTCTGGTTTTGCTCAATACAGGGCAATTTTGA
- a CDS encoding terminase family protein, which translates to MKTDASKRLRLAKILWGWKPHKTQRQWMLNEAEVKVASCGRRWGKTESAAIDAATMAVFHPGSVQMIVSATYDQARLIFDSVERLVTGSELLRHAAKVVRTPYPRLTLGRSIITARTADEDGRNLRGNSADRIIVDEAAYVRDCVIHEVISPMLADRDGRLVMISTPFGKNHFYRAFMRGADGSGSKRHASFSFPSWANPHISREYIDQQRLEISPRQFAVEYEAAFIDDQCSVFSWKDIESASTQSDTASTNIDYVVAGIDWARYSDYTAVVAMSVGESGCEVIGIDRFNSMSWSSQIERVVDFLKRYRVGSALTDQTSVGDPLLEQLKSRLWECGADISVEGYTFTNQSKRDLIENLSLQFAHNAIKIPRDEALMRELQYYEYELTDSGNVRMNARSGHHDDLVIAIALACLQAKSSGFSGRYLSRNGRVAVGGW; encoded by the coding sequence ATGAAGACTGACGCATCGAAAAGGCTCCGGCTGGCAAAGATACTTTGGGGCTGGAAGCCGCACAAGACCCAAAGACAGTGGATGCTCAACGAGGCAGAGGTCAAAGTCGCATCATGCGGCAGGCGCTGGGGCAAGACCGAGTCCGCCGCCATTGACGCCGCCACCATGGCTGTTTTCCATCCGGGCAGCGTGCAGATGATCGTCTCGGCTACTTATGACCAGGCCCGGTTGATATTCGACAGCGTAGAGCGGCTCGTCACCGGTTCGGAGCTTCTCAGACATGCCGCAAAAGTCGTGCGGACGCCGTACCCCAGGCTGACATTGGGCAGGAGTATAATCACTGCGCGCACAGCCGACGAGGACGGCAGAAACCTGCGCGGCAACTCGGCGGATCGAATTATAGTAGATGAGGCGGCGTATGTGCGTGACTGCGTGATCCACGAAGTGATCTCGCCGATGCTTGCAGACCGTGACGGACGTCTGGTGATGATTTCGACCCCTTTCGGCAAGAATCACTTTTACAGGGCATTCATGAGGGGAGCGGATGGATCAGGCAGCAAAAGGCATGCGTCATTCAGCTTTCCGTCCTGGGCAAACCCGCATATCAGCCGCGAGTATATAGATCAGCAGAGACTCGAGATAAGCCCGAGGCAGTTCGCTGTCGAGTATGAGGCTGCTTTTATTGACGACCAGTGCAGCGTGTTCTCTTGGAAAGATATCGAGTCTGCCTCAACGCAGTCTGATACCGCGTCCACAAATATCGATTATGTGGTAGCCGGTATTGACTGGGCGCGCTATTCGGACTACACGGCGGTTGTCGCCATGAGCGTGGGCGAGTCCGGCTGCGAGGTGATTGGTATCGACCGATTCAATTCTATGAGCTGGAGCAGCCAGATAGAGCGTGTTGTCGACTTTCTGAAGCGATATAGAGTCGGTTCGGCGCTTACGGACCAGACTTCTGTCGGCGACCCGCTCCTCGAACAGCTCAAATCCAGGCTCTGGGAGTGCGGCGCGGATATATCCGTGGAGGGTTACACTTTCACGAACCAGTCAAAGCGCGATTTGATTGAGAACCTCTCGCTTCAGTTTGCCCATAATGCAATCAAAATCCCGCGCGATGAGGCTCTTATGCGCGAGTTGCAATACTACGAATACGAGCTTACAGACTCGGGCAATGTGCGCATGAACGCTCGATCCGGCCACCACGATGACCTGGTGATTGCCATTGCTCTTGCCTGCCTGCAGGCAAAGTCATCCGGCTTTTCCGGAAGGTATCTGAGCAGGAACGGGAGGGTTGCTGTGGGGGGATGGTAA
- a CDS encoding MIP family channel protein, with protein MPSNNTSSADNMMRASVAEFIGTFILVFAGTSVATSAILGRPIAGVPLNSLSVGLTFGLVLVVLVSTLGHISGAHFNPAVTIGLYSIGRFPGKYVISYIIAQIAGAIAASLAVWATFGDAARSTAFLAATYPTATASELQAFLMEVIIAFILLFTIVSISTDERANVTTASLAIGFALGVGVLIGGPVSGGSVNPARTLGPMIVSGNFTSVWVYLVGPIVGAIVAALIYHYFIFAAKAPLPEERTGVIGRTGEAGAA; from the coding sequence ATGCCGAGCAACAATACTTCAAGCGCAGACAACATGATGCGCGCAAGCGTGGCAGAGTTTATCGGGACTTTTATTCTAGTATTTGCAGGCACATCCGTAGCGACCTCAGCCATACTGGGTCGACCTATCGCGGGAGTGCCGCTCAACTCACTATCGGTAGGGCTTACATTCGGGCTGGTGCTGGTGGTGCTCGTAAGTACACTAGGCCACATATCGGGCGCGCACTTTAATCCCGCAGTCACTATCGGGCTGTACAGCATCGGGCGGTTTCCGGGAAAGTATGTCATAAGCTATATAATCGCACAGATTGCAGGAGCGATTGCTGCATCGCTGGCTGTGTGGGCTACCTTTGGAGACGCGGCCAGAAGCACAGCGTTTCTCGCAGCCACATACCCTACCGCCACAGCAAGCGAACTGCAGGCATTTCTGATGGAGGTGATTATAGCATTCATCCTGCTCTTTACTATTGTCTCGATCTCGACAGACGAGCGGGCAAACGTGACTACAGCCAGTCTTGCAATTGGTTTCGCGCTGGGAGTCGGCGTGTTGATCGGCGGGCCGGTGAGTGGAGGGTCTGTGAACCCTGCTCGCACACTCGGCCCGATGATTGTATCAGGCAACTTCACCAGTGTATGGGTCTATCTGGTCGGCCCGATCGTCGGTGCTATCGTTGCGGCTCTGATCTATCACTACTTCATATTTGCCGCAAAGGCCC